The Primulina tabacum isolate GXHZ01 chromosome 7, ASM2559414v2, whole genome shotgun sequence genome includes a window with the following:
- the LOC142551384 gene encoding F-box/kelch-repeat protein At5g42350-like, which produces MSSPRLTGEDHIDRDIESLSVSKRLVRSMSQKFKKKNQKIEVREEDEVSGMSLRCLSIYGRGGGCKVGADTSEDYGDSGSRRRSSASEEGKGYTMICGTEEATVDCFAYGMKEKFWRKNNRKLLTFNAVQQNNIVNACLPDDILEMCLVRLPLTSLMNARLVCKKWRNLTTTPRFMQMRREGLFQNPWLFVFGVVKDGYCSGEIHAFDVSLKQWHKLDSHVLKGRFLFSVTSIQDDIYVVGGCSSLTNFGRVDRSSFKTHKGVLAFSPSTKSWRKVAAMKYARSSPILGISEFSSDCLIIRNQQNRTDRRFYRPRVGGVSDVYEDPHRLSVRRQSRHSLDENDNSLIPNIKTFKFVRQKQESSHSKDSRKFIMIAVGGLGSWDEPLDSGEIYDSVSNKWTEIQKVPLDFGVACSGVICDGIFYVYSESDKLVGYDVERGYWTRIQTTPFPPRLHEYYPKLISCKNRLLMLSVSWCEGDGQIGRRNKAVRKLWELDLEYRSWTEVSVHPDAPMDWNAAFVADEDLIFGVEMFKIFGQVLDFLTMFNVSDTRTTNWSHISKNHVAHDLDASSCMTKSMAVLRL; this is translated from the coding sequence ATGTCCTCGCCAAGATTAACGGGTGAAGACCATATTGATCGTGATATTGAGTCTTTGAGTGTTTCCAAACGTCTTGTGAGGAGTATGAGCCAGAAGTTCAAAAAAAAGAACCAAAAAATCGAAGTTCGTGAAGAAGATGAGGTGTCTGGCATGTCTTTGAGATGCCTTTCAATTTATGGTCGTGGTGGAGGTTGCAAAGTAGGCGCTGACACCAGTGAAGATTATGGTGATTCAGGCAGTAGAAGACGGTCAAGTGCAAGTGAGGAGGGAAAAGGGTACACTATGATATGTGGAACTGAGGAAGCAACTGTTGATTGCTTCGCCTATGGTATGAAGGAGAAGTTTTGGAGGAAGAACAATAGAAAGCTTCTAACATTTAATGCAGTGCAACAAAACAATATTGTGAATGCGTGTCTGCCGGATGACATTCTTGAGATGTGCTTGGTTCGACTCCCACTGACGAGTCTAATGAATGCCCGTCTTGTCTGCAAGAAATGGAGAAACTTGACGACAACTCCTAGGTTCATGCAAATGAGGAGGGAAGGCTTGTTCCAAAATCCATGGTTATTTGTGTTTGGTGTTGTGAAAGACGGGTATTGTTCCGGAGAAATACATGCATTTGATGTTTCCCTCAAGCAATGGCACAAATTAGATTCTCATGTTCTAAAAGGAAGATTTTTGTTCTCAGTTACGAGCATCCAGGATGATATTTATGTCGTCGGGGGTTGTTCTAGCTTGACCAACTTTGGCAGGGTGGATAGGAGCTCATTCAAGACTCACAAAGGTGTATTGGCATTTAGCCCCTCAACTAAATCATGGCGTAAAGTTGCCGCCATGAAGTATGCTAGATCGTCACCCATATTAGGAATTTCAGAGTTCAGTTCTGATTGTTTGATCATTAGAAATCAACAAAATCGAACTGACAGACGTTTCTACAGGCCAAGAGTTGGCGGTGTATCCGATGTTTATGAGGATCCACATCGACTCTCAGTTAGACGCCAATCTAGGCACTCTCTTGATGAAAATGACAACTCACTAATTCCCAATATCAAGACATTCAAATTTGTTAGGCAAAAACAGGAAAGCTCACACAGCAAAGATAGTAGAAAATTCATAATGATTGCTGTTGGAGGTCTTGGATCGTGGGATGAACCATTGGATTCCGGGGAAATCTATGATTCTGTATCAAATAAATGGACAGAGATTCAAAAGGTACCTCTAGATTTTGGCGTTGCTTGTTCTGGTGTCATCTGTGACGGGATTTTTTACGTTTACTCGGAGAGTGACAAACTTGTTGGATACGACGTAGAAAGGGGATATTGGACCAGAATCCAAACTACCCCCTTCCCACCCCGTTTGCATGAATATTATCCGAAACTTATATCCTGCAAGAATCGGCTATTAATGCTCTCCGTTTCTTGGTGCGAAGGAGATGGTCAAATTGGCCGGAGAAATAAAGCTGTTAGGAAGCTTTGGGAACTTGATCTTGAGTATCGATCTTGGACAGAGGTTTCTGTACATCCTGATGCCCCAATGGATTGGAACGCAGCATTTGTGGCTGATGAAGACCTTATTTTCGGGGTCGAAATGTTCAAGATTTTTGGACAGGTATTGGATTTCCTCACTATGTTTAACGTTTCCGACACTAGAACAACGAACTGGAGTCATATTTCAAAGAACCATGTGGCGCATGATTTGGATGCTTCTTCTTGCATGACAAAATCAATGGCAGTGCTTCGTTTGTAA
- the LOC142551383 gene encoding U-box domain-containing protein 44-like, giving the protein MAESWDGSHGEDYHSDDSHHFERLHIEPIYDAFICPLTKQVMRYPVTLENGKTFEREAIEKWFRDCRESGRRLVCPLTLRELRSTEVNPSIALQQTIEEWNARNEAAKLDMARRSLSLNSPENDIRQALKFIQNLCRKSLANKQVIRNAELIPMIIDVLKSSNRRVRCMALETLQTVAEEDFDNKDIMAEGDTVRTIVKFLSHEQSKEREEAVSLLYELSESETLCEKIGSVNGAILILVGMASSDSENLVTVEKAEKTLENLEKCENNVRQMAECGRLQPLLRRLLEGSLDTKLSMAAFLGELVLNNDVKVFVARTVGYSLINLMRNNNMQSREAALKALNQISSDEASAEVLIEIGILPPLVKDLFTVGANQLPIRLKEVSATILANVVNSGHAFDLIPVGPDNQTLVSEEIIHGLLHLISNTGPAIECKLLQVLVGLTSSPTTVSGVVSAIKSSGATISLVQFIEAPQRDLRAASIKLLQNLAPQMGPELGGCLRVTPGQLSSLMKVIFENTGMTEEQAAAARLLADLPERDTGLTRQMLDESACQLLISRIIRIRQGEMRGSRFMTPYLEGLVKVLARITFVLSEDSGAALALCQVNNLASLFIDLLQANGLDNVQMVSATALKNLSQESINLTKLPEFPAPGFCASIFPCLSKPPVITGLCRVHRGICSLKETFCLLEGNAADKLVALLDHTNDKVVEAALEALSTLLDDGVDTEQGVQVLLDADGVKPILDILLEKRNESLRRRSIWAIERLLRSDEIAYVVSDNPNISTALVDAFQHGDYRTRQIAEHALQHVDKFPKFSSIFTKK; this is encoded by the exons ATGGCTGAAAGCTGGGATGGAAGTCATGGCGAAGATTATCACTCAGATGACAGTCATCATTTTGAGAGACTACATATAGAACCTATTTATGACGCTTTCATATGTCCCTTAACAAAACAGGTGATGAGATATCCTGTGACATTGGAAAATGGGAAAACTTTTGAGAGAGAGGCGATTGAGAAATGGTTCAGGGATTGCCGAGAGAGTGGCAGAAGGCTGGTTTGCCCTCTAACATTGAGAGAGTTAAGAAGCACAGAAGTAAATCCAAGTATCGCTTTACAGCAAACAATTGAAGAGTGGAATGCAAGAAACGAAGCTGCTAAGCTTGACATGGCTCGTAGGTCGTTATCCTTGAACAGCCCAGAGAATGATATTCGACAGGCTTTGAAGTTCATTCAGAATCTCTGTCGAAAAAGTCTAGCGAATAAGCAAGTAATTCGTAATGCAGAGCTGATACCGATGATCATTGATGTGCTGAAGAGCAGTAATCGTCGAGTTCGCTGCATGGCTCTTGAAACGCTTCAAACTGTGGCGGAGGAAGACTTTGATAATAAG GACATAATGGCTGAAGGGGACACCGTGCGCACCATTGTCAAATTTTTATCCCATGAGCAATCCAAAGAGAGGGAAGAAGCCGTTTCTTTACTTTATGAGCTCTCTGAATCCGAAACACTATGCGAAAAGATTGGTTCAGTGAATGGAGCTATTCTTATTTTAGTCGGAATGGCTAGCAGTGATTCGGAAAACCTTGTAACTGTTGAAAAAGCAGAAAAAACCTTAGAGAATCTGGAAAAATGTGAGAACAACGTAAGACAAATGGCTGAATGCGGAAGACTGCAGCCTCTCCTGAGAAGACTGCTTGAAG GCTCCCTGGATACTAAGTTATCAATGGCTGCCTTTCTTGGAGAACTGGTACTAAACAATGATGTGAAAGTTTTTGTAGCCAGAACTGTTGGCTATTCTCTTATCAATCTTATGAGGAACAATAATATGCAATCCAGAGAGGCGGCTCTCAAAGCTTTGAACCAGATCTCATCAGACGAGGCTAGTGCTGAGGTTTTGATAGAAATCGGTATCCTCCCCCCTCTTGTTAAGGATTTGTTTACCGTTGGAGCTAACCAGCTTCCCATACGGTTGAAAGAAGTTTCGGCAACCATTCTTGCAAATGTTGTGAATTCTGGACATGCTTTTGATTTGATCCCAGTTGGACCGGACAACCAAACACTGGTCTCTGAGGAAATAATTCACGGCCTCCTACATCTTATCAGCAACACTGGGCCAGCAATTGAGTGCAAGCTTCTCCAAGTACTTGTCGGGTTGACCAGCTCTCCCACAACTGTATCAGGTGTCGTTTCTGCTATTAAAAGTTCTGGGGCCACTATTAGTTTGGTTCAGTTTATCGAAGCGCCTCAGAGGGATTTAAGAGCAGCCTCGATAAAGCTTCTTCAAAATCTCGCGCCACAAATGGGGCCGGAATTAGGTGGTTGTTTACGTGTTACGCCTGGTCAGCTCAGTAGCCTAATGAAGGTGATATTTGAGAATACAGGaatgacagaggagcaggcagCAGCTGCTAGGCTTTTAGCCGATCTCCCTGAAAGGGATACAGGCCTCACCAGACAGATGCTAGACGAAAGTGCATGCCAGCTGCTTATTTCCCGAATCATACGGATCCGACAGGGGGAAATGAGAGGCAGCCGCTTCATGACCCCTTATTTAGAAGGACTTGTCAAGGTATTAGCAAGAATCACATTTGTTTTGTCCGAGGACTCAGGGGCTGCTCTCGCTCTTTGTCAGGTTAACAATCTAGCATCACTTTTCATAGACCTTCTACAAGCCAACGGTCTGGACAACGTGCAGATGGTATCAGCCACGGCTTTAAAGAACTTATCCCAAGAATCTATAAACTTGACTAAGCTACCGGAGTTTCCTGCTCCAGGATTTTGTGCCTCAATTTTCCCTTGTTTAAGCAAGCCACCAGTCATAACTGGATTGTGTAGGGTTCATCGTGGGATATGTTCGTTGAAAGAAACATTTTGTCTCTTAGAAGGGAATGCCGCAGACAAGTTGGTGGCCCTTTTGGACCACACTAACGACAAGGTGGTGGAAGCAGCATTGGAGGCTCTGTCCACATTATTAGATGATGGTGTTGATACAGAACAAGGAGTTCAAGTGTTACTAGATGCAGATGGAGTAAAGCCTATACTCGACATTTTACTCGAAAAACGAAACGAGAGTCTAAGAAGGAGGTCAATATGGGCAATTGAAAGATTATTGAGAAGTGATGAAATAGCCTATGTAGTTTCTGACAATCCCAATATAAGTACCGCCCTCGTGGATGCTTTCCAACACGGAGATTATCGAACACGACAGATAGCTGAGCATGCCTTACAGCATGTGGATAAATTCCCCAAGTTCTCTAGTATCTTTACAAAAAAGTGA
- the LOC142551385 gene encoding glyceraldehyde-3-phosphate dehydrogenase GAPB, chloroplastic-like: MACHSNLAPSRIPSSSRLHSEAPHSFPAQCFSKKLEVAEFSGLKSNVGVAFAKNAREASFFDVVTAQIIPKTAGLTPVKGETVAKLKVAINGFGRIGRNFVRCWHGRKDSPLDVVVINDSAGVKNACHLLKYDSILGTFKANIKIVDKETISVDGKTIKVVSSRDPLQLPWGELGIDIVIEGTGVFVDGPGAGKHIQAGAKKVIITAPAKGVDIPTYVVGVNEQDYFHEISDIISNASCTTNCLAPFVMVMDEEFGIVKGTMTTTHSYTGDQRLLDASHRDLRRARAAALNIVPTSTGAAKAVSLVLPQLKGKLNGIALRVPTPNVSVVDLVVNVEKKGLTAEDVNAAFRKASEGPLAGILDVCDIPLVSVDFRCSDVSCTIDSSLTMVMGDDMVKVVAWYDNEWGYSQRVVDLAHLVATKWPGATAEGTGDPLEDFCKTSPADEECKVYEA; the protein is encoded by the exons ATGGCTTGCCACTCAAATTTGGCTCCATCAAGAATACCATCAAGCTCCAGGCTTCACTCTGAGGCCCCCCATTCTTTCCCTGCTCAATGCTTCTCTAAG AAGCTGGAAGTGGCAGAATTTTCTGGTCTCAAGTCCAACGTTGGTGTCGCATTTGCCAAGAATGCTAGGGAGGCTTCTTTCTTCGATGTAGTTACTGCACAGATCATTCCAAAG ACAGCTGGATTAACGCCTGTTAAAGGCGAGACTGTTGCCAAATTAAAGGTAGCAATAAATGGTTTTGGCCGAATTGGTAGAAACTTCGTCCGGTGCTGGCATGGCCGTAAAGATTCGCCGCTTGATGTTGTTGTCATCAATGACAGTGCTGGAGTGAAAAAT GCTTGTCACCTATTGAAATATGATTCCATCCTTGGCACATTCAAGGCGAACATTAAAATAGTGGATAAAGAGACGATAAGCGTAGATGGAAAGACTATTAAGGTTGTTTCTAGTAGGGATCCTCTCCAACTTCCATGGGGCGAGCTTGGAATCGACATTGTAATTGAG GGGACAGGTGTTTTTGTAGATGGTCCAGGAGCTGGAAAGCATATTCAAGCTGGAGCCAAGAAAGTTATTATTACTGCTCCGGCAAAAGGCGTTGATATTCCAACTTATGTTGTCGGTGTAAACGAACAAGACTATTTCCACGAGATTTCTGATATTATAAG CAATGCTTCTTGCACTACCAACTGTTTGGCGCCTTTCGTTATGGTTATGGATGAAGAATTCG GCATTGTGAAGGGAACCATGACAACCACTCACTCGTACACCGGTGATCAG AGGCTTCTGGATGCTTCACACCGGGATCTAAGGAGGGCTAGAGCTGCTGCACTGAACATTGTGCCCACAAGCACTGGTGCGGCAAAGGCCGTTTCACTCGTGTTGCCTCAGCTGAAAGGCAAGCTCAATGGCATTGCTCTTCGAGTGCCAACACCTAATGTATCAGTCGTTGATCTTGTTGTAAATGTCGAGAAGAAAGGACTAACGGCTGAAGATGTCAATGCTGCATTTAGAAAGGCATCGGAAGGGCCATTAGCTGGTATATTAGACGTATGTGACATCCCTCTCGTATCAGTTGATTTCCGTTGCTCTGATGTTTCGTGTACCATCGATTCGTCGTTGACAATGGTGATGGGAGATGATATGGTCAAGGTGGTGGCTTGGTACGACAATGAATGGGGATACAG CCAAAGAGTGGTTGATTTGGCTCATTTGGTGGCGACCAAGTGGCCGGGAGCGACTGCAGAAGGGACTGGAGATCCACTGGAGGACTTCTGCAAGACTAGCCCTGCAGATGAGGAGTGCAAAGTTTATGAAGCTTAA